The Amphritea atlantica sequence GCAGTGACCGGTGAAGGAGAACTCAGAAACGGAGTGATCGAGGCCCCCGACCGTACCACCGCGATAGAGCAACTGCAGCGGCAGGGGCTGATTCCAATGTCGGTTGATCCGTTCCAGAAAAGTACCGGTCAGAGCATCCTGCAGATGCAGATTCGTTTCGGTCGCTCCGGACAGCGCCACACCATGCAATTTACTCAGGATCTGGCCACGCTGCTGGAAGCGGGCATTGCCCTCGACCGGGCACTGGCCATCATGGTATCGGTCACCAGTGACGAACAGAGCCAGCAACTGATCAGTAAGGTTCAGGAGGGTGTCCGCAAAGGTCAGGCCCTCTCCGTTGCCCTGGCAAACTGCCCGGACTCATTTTCCCCTTTCTACCTGAACATGGTTCAGGCGGCAGAAGCGGCGGGTAACCTGAGTGCCGGCTTAGAGGACCTGGCCGCCTATCTTGAACGCAGCCAGGCACTGCGGGAACGCACACTGTCCGCCCTGATCTACCCTATGATCCTGTTACTGGTCGCGGGAGCCTCACTGACCATTATTCTGGTCTATGTCGTGCCTCAGTTTGAGCAGCTATTCAGTGATATGGGACAGGCCCTTCCTCTGGCAACCCGTATCGTGATTAATACCGCCAGGGGACTGACCGATTACGGTATCTGGATACTGCTGTTCATAGTCGCGCTGATTGTCTATATCCGCCATCTGCTGAAAACGCCCGCTATCCGCCTCAGATGGGATCGGCGCAGCCTGACATTGCCGCTCTGGGGAGGCCTCAATCAGAGGCTGGAAATCGCTCGTTTCAGTCGCAGCCTCGGCACTCTGGTAAAAGCCGGCGTACCTCTGCTGAACGCCCTGAACATTGCCAAGGATACCCTGCTCAATCAGGCACTGACCGAGGAAGTTAAACTCGCGGCTGACAGCGTTAAAGAGGGCAGCACGCTGGCAGAACCGCTCACCCGCAGCAAACTGTTTCCGCCACTGATGCTGCAGATGGTTCAGGTCGGCGAAGAAACCGGCCAGCTGGACCGCATGTTACTGCGAATTGCCGAGGTCTATGATCGCCAGGTGGATACCGCTATCCAACGTA is a genomic window containing:
- a CDS encoding type II secretion system F family protein, translating into MITFNYQAVTGEGELRNGVIEAPDRTTAIEQLQRQGLIPMSVDPFQKSTGQSILQMQIRFGRSGQRHTMQFTQDLATLLEAGIALDRALAIMVSVTSDEQSQQLISKVQEGVRKGQALSVALANCPDSFSPFYLNMVQAAEAAGNLSAGLEDLAAYLERSQALRERTLSALIYPMILLLVAGASLTIILVYVVPQFEQLFSDMGQALPLATRIVINTARGLTDYGIWILLFIVALIVYIRHLLKTPAIRLRWDRRSLTLPLWGGLNQRLEIARFSRSLGTLVKAGVPLLNALNIAKDTLLNQALTEEVKLAADSVKEGSTLAEPLTRSKLFPPLMLQMVQVGEETGQLDRMLLRIAEVYDRQVDTAIQRMLTTLEPALIVGLGVMIAGIIMSILVAILSLNQLPV